The following proteins are co-located in the Branchiostoma lanceolatum isolate klBraLanc5 chromosome 16, klBraLanc5.hap2, whole genome shotgun sequence genome:
- the LOC136422192 gene encoding polycystin-2-like: MLSNAMWYKSEEGFLTKNTVYDLGFVQITLQELYASLMTVVMVIPVVLVPARLFRVKILVMSTVFALICNQRSSDKQKTYTIKKNELHMHLYDHRAPQKVYPPGNASAERMKVKNEQRQKFSFVMKECILLLLFVVVLFFISHHDKDPFAFHASQTLSGTLLEDHDSITTADEFWTWTEEIFLPVLYPSFWYNGWKMKYLDRQFPLYTEAFRIGPPLLTQVREPPDTNAMATDHSQNGWMVATGNGSSACWQFNGTDMSHHTGCASKYSMELPALLGLATTILSGLNDNEWIDKYTDYLVLDLSLYYPAQTLFSSLKLTVKQKDIGHLSTSATVETHKLFQYENASDFVTLVSYIIFLSLFLVHTIKEVLTMKKEGRKFFSSMWNIVALSSIIGCAAAICIFGMRYHSASAALDRLVEATGELGIEHFVDLSSTFWWDEAFKTTLASVTFITTLSLLRVVRFSKTIASFIALPGAMKNDLIGFSVISAIAFMAFSCSGMLVFGTHMKAYTNVLHTNFALFEMLLGRFFAQEILESNRYVGPIFFTFFMILIFIILVNFLVTIVCDAIASGVYIAHDHDQELADYIWKSFQGMFGIHTPPPEDVTTGKRRLDDNSSVLAELIMKRDPNTVDQMK; the protein is encoded by the exons ATGTTGTCCAACGCCATGTGGTACAAAAGCGAGGAGGGCTTTCTGACCAAGAACACAGTCTATGATCTGGGCTTTGTACAGATCACCCTACAA GAGCTGTACGCCAGTCTCATGACCGTTGTCATGGTGATACCTGTTGTCTTGGTACCGGCCAGACTGTTCCGTGTGAAG ATACTGGTCATGTCGACTGTCTTTGCCTTAATTTGTAACCAGAGGTCCTCCGACAAGCAGAAGACGTACACTATCAAGAAAAATGAACTCCACATGCACCTTTATGACCATAGAG CTCCTCAGAAAGTGTATCCACCCGGTAATGCCTCTGCAGAAAGAATGAAAGTAAAAAATGAACAACGACAAAAGTTCTCCTTCGTCATGAAAGAATGTATTCTCCTGCTCCTATTTGTCGTGGTTCTGTTCTTCATCAGCCATCACGATAAAGACCCGTTTGCTTTCCACGCATCGCAGACGTTGTCTGGCACGCTTCTTGAAGATCACGATTCG ATCACCACTGCTGACGAGTTCTGGACATGGACTGAGGAGATCTTCCTGCCTGTTTTGTACCCCTCGTTCTGGTACAATGGGTGGAAGATGAAGTACCTGGACAGACAGTTTCCACTTTATACTGAAGCATTCAGAATCGGTCCGCCACTACTGACCCAAGTGAGGGAGCCACCAG ATACAaatgccatggcaacagaccaCTCTcaaaatggatggatggttgcAACTGGAAATGGTTCATCTGCATGTTGGCAGTTCAATGGCACCGACATGTCACACCATACAGGCTGCGCCTCAAAATACTCCATGGAACTCCCAGCTCTTCTAGGCTTGGCGACAACGATATTATCTGGACTTAATGATAACGAGTGGATCGACAAATACACAGACTATCTAGTTCTGGACCTGTCTTTATACTACCCTGCACAAACGCTGTTCAGCAGTCTGAAACTGACCGTAAAGCAGAAAGATATTGGTCATCTTTCAACATCTGCAACTGTTGAAACACACAAGCTTTTCCAGTACGAAAATGCCTCTGATTTTGTCACGTTGGTTTCCTACATCATCTTCCTGTCGTTGTTTTTGGTTCATACCATCAAAGAAGTGCTCACCATgaagaaggagggaaggaagttCTTCAGCTCTATGTGGAACATCGTAGCTCTTTCGAGCATAATTGGATGTGCAGCTGCCATCTGTATCTTCGGAATGAGGTACCATTCTGCATCTGCAGCACTGGACAGATTGGTCGAAGCAACAG GCGAACTTGGAATAGAGCATTTTGTAGACTTAAGCTCCACTTTCTGGTGGGATGAAGCCTTTAAGACCACGTTGGCCAGTGTAACGTTCATCACTACACTGTCGTTACTGCGAGTCGTCCGCTTCAGCAAGACCATTGCCAGTTTCATCGCCCTGCCAGGTGCCATGAAGAACGATTTGATCGGCTTCTCAGTCATAAGCGCTATAGCCTTCATGGCTTTTAGCTGTTCAG GAATGCTGGTGTTTGGGACGCATATGAAGGCATATACAAATGTGTTGCACACCAACTTTGCCTTATTTGAGATGTTGTTGGGAAG GTTCTTTGCCCAGGAAATTCTAGAATCGAACCGATATGTCGGCCCAATCTTCTTCACCTTTTTTATGATACTCATTTTTATAATACTCGTCAATTTCCTGGTGACCATCGTCTGTGACGCCATTGCTTCTGGTGTCTACATCGCCCATGACCACGACCAAGAACTGGCTGACTACATTTGGAAAAGTTTTCAGGGAATGTTCGGAATTCACACCCCTCCACCGGAAGATGTGACAACAGGTAAAAGGCGTCTGGATGATAATTCATCTGTCTTGGCAGAACTCATTATGAAACGTGATCCAAACACAGTGGATCAG ATGAAGTGA